In Desulfovibrio oxyclinae DSM 11498, a single genomic region encodes these proteins:
- the rsxE gene encoding electron transport complex subunit RsxE — MSNITKEFVKGLWAELPPFRVLLGLCPVLAVTATAENGFGMGMAVIFVLVMSNLIISSIRKIIPGKVRIACFIVVTASLVVTVELLMQAYAYPLYQKLGIFVPLIVVNCLILGRAEAFASKNPVLPSIADALGMGIGFMASLTFLGALREVLGNGTVFGVPVMWESFEPASFMVKAPGAFVGLGMILAGMNVLNRYLSRKKGESEPVSQNSTCASCGACNSCK; from the coding sequence ATGAGCAATATAACCAAGGAATTCGTCAAGGGCCTGTGGGCCGAGCTGCCGCCGTTCCGGGTGCTCCTCGGACTGTGCCCCGTGCTGGCTGTCACCGCCACCGCGGAGAACGGCTTCGGCATGGGCATGGCGGTCATCTTCGTGCTGGTCATGTCCAACCTGATCATCTCCAGCATCAGGAAGATCATTCCGGGCAAGGTCCGCATCGCCTGCTTCATCGTCGTCACCGCCTCGCTGGTTGTCACGGTAGAGCTGCTCATGCAGGCGTATGCCTACCCGCTGTATCAGAAGCTCGGCATCTTCGTGCCGCTGATCGTCGTGAACTGTCTGATTCTTGGACGGGCGGAAGCGTTCGCCTCCAAGAATCCCGTGCTGCCGTCCATCGCGGACGCGCTCGGCATGGGCATCGGGTTCATGGCCTCGCTGACCTTCCTCGGCGCACTGCGCGAGGTGCTCGGCAACGGCACGGTGTTCGGCGTTCCCGTCATGTGGGAGAGCTTCGAGCCCGCGTCCTTCATGGTCAAGGCGCCCGGCGCGTTTGTCGGGCTGGGCATGATTCTGGCGGGCATGAACGTCTTGAACCGCTACCTCAGCCGCAAGAAGGGCGAGAGCGAGCCGGTTTCCCAGAACTCCACCTGCGCCTCCTGCGGGGCGTGCAACTCCTGCAAGTAG